GGACGCTCTGGACCGGCGATAACCTCGATATAATGCGAGGGATGAACAGCGAGTCGGTGGACCTGCTGTACCTCGATCCGCCGTTCAACAGCAACCGGGACTATGCCGCGCCGATAGGCTCGGAAGCCGCCGGGGCGGCGTTCAAGGATACCTGGACGCTTTCGGACGTTGACCAAGCCTGGCACGGCGAGATAGCCGACCGGGCGCCCGCGCTGTACGCCATCATTGACGCCGCCGGCGTCGCGCACGGCAAGGGCATGAAGTCCTACCTGATCATGATGGCAGTGCGGCTTCTGGAAATGAAGCGGCTGCTCAAGCCGACCGGAAGCATCTATCTGCACTGCGACCCCACGGCCTCGCACTATCTCAAGATGCTCATGGACTCGATCTTGGGGGGGGGGAACTTCCGAAACGAAGTCGCGTGGAAACGCTTCAATTTCCATGCCGACGCCAAGCGATTCGGCGCGATCACGGATCGGATTCTGTTCTACGCGGCAAGCGATGACTGCGCCTTCAATCCTGTCCGCGTGCCGTATTCCGCCGAATACATCGCGGCCAAATTCACGCATGACGATGGAGACGGTCGCCGCTATCGGCTTGACAACCTCAATCCGCCGGGCGACCGCGGCCCGGTCTATGAGTTCCACGGCGTCACGAAAGCGTGGCGGATGACAGAAGACAAGATGCGTGCGTTGGACGCGGAAGGGCGGATTTACACCAAGAGCAAGGTTCCGCAGCTGAAACGCTATCTTGACGAAATGCCCGGCCAGACAGTGGCCGATTTCTGGGCTGACATATCGCCGATCAATCCGCGAGCAAAAGAGCGCGTCGGCTATCCGACGCAGAAGCCGCTTGCCCTACTCGATCGGATCATCCGGGCCAGTAGCAATCCGGGCGACATGGTGCTTGACCCGTTTTGCGGCTGCGCTACGGCGCTGGTAGCCGCCGACAGGCTCGACCGGGAATGGGCCGGGATCGACCTGTCGCCGCTGGCGGCCCGGCTGGTCCTGAAGCGCCTCCGGGACGACAGAGGCCCGCTGTTCGACGACGTGCACCATCGGGAAGACGTGCCGGCCCGGACGGACCTCGGCGACCTGCCGAACTATCGAACGCACAAGCACACGCTGTTCGGGCGGCAGGAAGGCATCTGCGCGGGCTGCCGCGTGCTGTTCCCGTTCCGCAACATGACGGTGGATCACGTCGTGCCGCGGGCCAAGGGCGGGCAGGACAATTTCGACAATCTCCAACTGCTGTGCGCGGCGTGCAACTCCATGAAGGGCGCGCGCTCGCAGGAGGAGTTCGTCGCCAGACTCAAGGCGGAAGGAATCAGGACATGACCGCAAAGCGCAAGCGCAAGCCGAAACCGAAGCGGAAAAAGCCGGTCATCCCGCCGCCGATGCAGTTGTCGGAACCGGTCGAGGTTCGGCTGCGGTCAAACCGCTACCAGCCGACGAAAGCCGAAATGGAAGAGACGTTCAAACTGGAAGGCACGCCGGAAGATTTGGCGCGCGCCGTGTTGCGGCCCGTGCGGATCGTGACGGACCCGGACGCCTAGACGTACCACAGATGGCGTTCGGCCATCCGCTCCCGAAATTCCTTCTGCGATTCCGGTTCCGGCGCGGCTTTCGGCTTGGCCGGGACGCGGACCATCTCTTGCGGGAACCGCGCCATTTCGTAGGTCGCTGCCGCTACAGCGCGCTTCGCCTCGGCTGTCAGCTTGCGCTGTCCCTCCAAGGCGCGCCGCCCGGCTTCCAGTATCGCCTGCCGATCCCGTCGCGCGGCGCGGACAGCTTCGGCAAGTGCAGCGGTGCCGCCGAGTCCGGTGATAGAGGTGCGGGCGGAAAGGCGGACAGGTTCGGGCTGTTGAGTCACCGTCATTGCGGTCACCTCCTTCATGCGGAGGGCGCACTTGACGGTTCAGGGGAATCGTCCTATTTCCCCGGTGCGATTGATCCATCAAGTTTCGCCCTGTTTCATGCAGGACTGACCCCACTGTGAACGCCGCGCTCTGGCAAGCGCGGCGTCACGCATTTTGGGGCTGGGGCAGAGATGGTCGCTACATCTAGCGCGTCAAGCGTCTATGGCACTTTCGTATATAACTCCCTTTCTTAGGGGCCGGGCGACAGGTGCGACCGCAGGCGGGCTCACGCATTTTCTGGAGAAAGCGCCGGATATTCCGCCCGATCCCCAAGACGAATTGCGCTGAATTTCGCCGGGAATTTCACGATTCCCGTGAATGTCCGGCCGCTCAGGCGAAGCAGGCCGCGATACGCTCCTGGATCGCCGCCGCTGCGGCCGCCGGGTCCGGCGCGCTGCGGATCGGGCGGCCGATCACCAGATAGTCGGCGCCGAGGTCGAACGCCTCCTCGATATCGACCGATCGTTTCTGGTCGTCCGCCGGCCTGTTGAGGCCCGGCCGGATGCCGGGGCAGACCGCGATCAGCTCGTCGCCGACCGCTTCGCGCAGCGCCTTGACCTCCAGCCCGGACGAGACGACGCCGGCGCAGCCCAGCGCGAGCGCCCGCTTCGCCCGGGACAGCACGACCCGGCCGATATCCGCCTCGAAGCCGAGATCGTCCATGTCGCCCCGGTCGAGACTGGTCAGCACCGTGACCGCGAGGATGCCGGGCCCGTCGCCGGCCGCGTCCGACGCTTCGACCGCTGCTTCCATCATGGCATCGTTGCCGTGCACGGTGCAGAAGGTGGCGCCGCGGCCCGACAGGTTGCGCACCGCGCCGGCGACGGTCGCCGGGATATCGAAGAATTTGAGATCGGCGAAGACCTTCTTCTCCCGCGCGGTCAGCCAGTCGAGCAGGGCGAAGTACTCGCCGCCCGTCATCAGCTCCAGGCCGATCTTGTAGAAGCGCACCGTGTCGCCGAGGCCCGCGACGATGGCCCGCGCCTCGTCTGCGGTCGGCACGTCGAGCGCCAGGATCAGGCGCTCCTCCGGCGGGATCGCCTTCATCGCACGCCGACCCGCGCCCGGCTGCAGCAGGGATCACACATCGAGATTGGCGACCTCCAGCGCATGGCTCTGGATGAAGGCGCGGCGCGGCTCGACCACGTCGCCCATCAGGGTCTCGAACAGCTTGCCGGCCTCGTCGACATGCTCGACCCGGACCTGGAGCAGGGTGCGGGCGTCCGGGTCCAGCGTGGTCTCCCAGAGCTGGTCCGGGTTCATCTCGCCCAGGCCCTTGTAGCGCTGGATCGACATGCCCTTGCGCGCGGTCGCCACGACGGCGTCGAACAGGGCGATCGGCCCGGTGATCCGGTGCGCCACGTCCTTCGCGCGGAAGGTGGCGTGATGGGTGTAGAGCGCCTGCAGCCGGCCGGCCTCTTCGTCGATCCGCCGCGCTTCGGCGCTGCGCAGCAGGGACGGCGCGAGCCGGTGGGTCTCGGCGACGTCGCGCACCGTGCGCCGGAACACGAGCCCGCCCTCGTCGGCGACCGTGCCGTCCCAGCCGCGCTCGTGCTCCGGCGCCAGCGCGTCCAGCCGGTGCGCGACATAGGCCGCCGCTTCGCCGGCCCGTTCCGGATCGTCCACGATATCCGGGTTGAGCGCGCCGGCGATCGCCACCTGCTCCAGAATGTCGGCCTCCGTGACATGGCGCAGCAGGGGCTGGATCAGGGTCTTGATGCGCCGCGCCTGCTCGACCCGCTGGCGCAGGTCCGGGCCGGCGAGGGCGTTGCCGTCGTGCAGTTCGAGGGCGGCGGCGTCCAGCGCAGTGTCGATCAGGAAGGCGTCGAGCGCCCGGTCGTCCTTCAGATAGACCTCCGACCGGCCGCGCTTGGCCTTGTAGAGCGGCGACTGGGCGATGAACAGGTGGCCGCGCTCGATAATCTCCGGCATCTGCCGGTAGAAGAAGGTCAGCAGCAGGGTGCGGATGTGGGAGCCGTCGACGTCGGCATCCGTCATCAGGACGATCTTGTGGTAGCGCAGCTTCTCGATGTCGAACTCGTCGCGGCCGATGCCGGTGCCGAGCGCGGCGACCAGGGTGCCGATCTCCTGGGATGACAGCATCTTGTCGATGCGCGCCCGCTCGACGTTCAGGATCTTGCCGCGCAGGGGCAGGATCGCCTGGAAGCGCCGGTCGCGGCCCTGCTTGGCCGAGCCGCCGGCCGAATCGCCCTCGACGATGAACAGCTCCGAGCGTTCGGGATCGCGCTCCTGGCAATCGGCCAGCTTGCCGGGCAGGGAGCCCATGTCGAAAGCGCCCTTGCGCCGGGTCAGCTCGCGGGCCTTGCGCGCCGCCTCACGCGCCACCGCGGCCTCGACGATCTTCTGGATGACCCGCCGCGCGTCCGCCGGGTTCTCCTCCAGCCACTGCGACAGCCGCTCGTTGACGAAGCTCTCGACCGCCGGGCGGACCTCCGACGACACCAGCTTGTCCTTGGTCTGGGACGAGAATTTCGGGTCCGGCACCTTGACCGACAGCACGCAGGTCAGCCCCTCCCGGGCGTCGTCCCCGGTCAGCGCCACCTTTTCCTTCTTCGCGATCCCGCTTTCGTTGGCGTAGCCGTTGATCTGGCGGGTCAGCGCCGCCCGGAAGCCGGCGAGATGGGCGCCGCCGTCGGCCTGCGGGATGTTGTTGGTAAAGCAGAGGGTGGTCTCGTGGTAGGAATCGTTCCACTGCAGCGAGACCTCGATGCCGATGCCGTCGCGCTCCCCGGCGATCGAGACCGGCGCCGGGTGCAGCGCCGTCTTGTTGCGGTCGAGATACTGCACGAAGGCGTCGATCCCGCCCTCATAGTGCAGGTCGACCGCGCGCTGCTCGACATGGCGGTTGTCGGTCAGCGTCAGCCGCACGCCGGAATTCAGGAAGGCCAGTTCGCGCAGCCGGTGCTCCAGCGTGCCGAAATCGAATTCCGTCATGCCGAAGGTTCCGGTCGACGGCAGGAAAGTGACTTCCGTGCCGGTGCGGCCTGCGCTGCCGCCGACCGCCGCCAGTTCGCCCTCCGGCTCGCCGTGGCGGAAGGTCATGGCGTGTTCGCTGCCGCCGCGCCAGATGCGCAGGTCGAGCCGCGCGGAGAGCGCGTTGACCACCGACACGCCGACGCCGTGCAGCCCGCCCGAGACCTTGTAGGAGTTCTGGTCGAATTTCCCGCCGGCATGGAGCTGGGTCATGATGACCTGGGCGGCGCTGACCCCCTCCTCGGGATGCTGTTCGGTCGGGATGCCGCGGCCGTTGTCGCTCACGGTCACCGAGCCCTCGCCGTTCAGCGTCACCAGGATGGTGTCGCAATGGCCGGCGAGCGCCTCGTCGATCGCGTTGTCGACGACCTCGTAGACCATGTGGTGCAGGCCGGAGCCGTCGTCGGTATCGCCGATATACATACCCGGCCGCTTGCGCACCGCGTCCAGCCCGCGCAGCACCTTGATCGAGTCGGCGTCGTAGTCTTCGCCGGGTTCGACGGCCCGGGATCCCGGTTCGGGCGGGCCGGGTTCGAGGGCCGCCTGGGTGTTGCGGTCGTTCATGCCGCCGCGTCCGGCCGGTCGGCGACGGCGAGCGCGCCGTTGCCGGCGGTGACGAAACAGGCGCGGCCGCGCAGCGCGTCGAACAGGGCGGCGTCCGTTCCGGTCATCCAGGCCTGGGCGCCCAGCCCCTCGATCTCGTCGAACAGGGCGGCGCGGCGCTCCCGGTCGAGATGGGCGGCGACCTCGTCGAGCAGCAGAATCGGCGCGGCGCCGCGCTCGACCGCCTGGAGCCGGGTGGCGGCCAGCACCAGGGCGATCAGCAGCGCCTTCTGCTCGCCGGTCGAGCAGTCCGCCGCGGGCCTGCCCCGTCCGCTGGCGGAAGCGGCCAGGCGCACGTCGAGATCGGCCCGGTGCGGCCCGGCGAGCGCCCGGCCGGCTTCGGCATCGGCAGCGCGCGACGCCCGGAGCCGCGCCCGGAGCGCATCCTCGGCCGGCAGCGCCGCGCCGTTGGCGGCGAAGGCGTGGTCCGCGCCGTCCGGCGCACCCGCGAGCGCCAGATCCGGCGCGGGGAAGGCCGAAACCCGCCCGGCGCAGGCCGCGGCCAGCCGGGCGGTGAAATCGGCGCGCGCGACCGCGACCGCGACGCCCCGCTCGGCCATCCCGGCCTCCAGCGCATCGAGCCAGGCCGCCTCGGCGCCGGGCTCCCGGAGCAGGCGGTTGCGCTCCCGCATCGCCTTCCCGTAGGCCGCGACATGGGCGGCGTGGCCCGGCAGGAAACCGGCGACCAGCCGGTCGAGGAAGCGGCGGCGCTCGCCGGCCGGGCCGGTGAACAGCCCGTCCATCTCCGGCGTCAGCCACGAGACGGCGCCCAGCGCCGCAAGATCGCCCTGCCCCTTCGCCGGGATGCCGTCGATGCGCAGGATGCGCCGGCCGGGCGCGCTTTCGGGATTGGCGGCGGGGTCTAAAGCCGGATCGAGTCCCGTGCCGACCCGGCGCGGCCCGTCCGGCGTATCGAGCCGGGCGCTGACCGCCCAGGGCGATTCGGGCCGGCTGGGTTCTGA
This window of the Rhodospirillaceae bacterium genome carries:
- a CDS encoding DNA methyltransferase: MSANWRNRTLWTGDNLDIMRGMNSESVDLLYLDPPFNSNRDYAAPIGSEAAGAAFKDTWTLSDVDQAWHGEIADRAPALYAIIDAAGVAHGKGMKSYLIMMAVRLLEMKRLLKPTGSIYLHCDPTASHYLKMLMDSILGGGNFRNEVAWKRFNFHADAKRFGAITDRILFYAASDDCAFNPVRVPYSAEYIAAKFTHDDGDGRRYRLDNLNPPGDRGPVYEFHGVTKAWRMTEDKMRALDAEGRIYTKSKVPQLKRYLDEMPGQTVADFWADISPINPRAKERVGYPTQKPLALLDRIIRASSNPGDMVLDPFCGCATALVAADRLDREWAGIDLSPLAARLVLKRLRDDRGPLFDDVHHREDVPARTDLGDLPNYRTHKHTLFGRQEGICAGCRVLFPFRNMTVDHVVPRAKGGQDNFDNLQLLCAACNSMKGARSQEEFVARLKAEGIRT
- the pyrF gene encoding orotidine-5'-phosphate decarboxylase encodes the protein MKAIPPEERLILALDVPTADEARAIVAGLGDTVRFYKIGLELMTGGEYFALLDWLTAREKKVFADLKFFDIPATVAGAVRNLSGRGATFCTVHGNDAMMEAAVEASDAAGDGPGILAVTVLTSLDRGDMDDLGFEADIGRVVLSRAKRALALGCAGVVSSGLEVKALREAVGDELIAVCPGIRPGLNRPADDQKRSVDIEEAFDLGADYLVIGRPIRSAPDPAAAAAAIQERIAACFA
- the gyrB gene encoding DNA topoisomerase (ATP-hydrolyzing) subunit B — translated: MNDRNTQAALEPGPPEPGSRAVEPGEDYDADSIKVLRGLDAVRKRPGMYIGDTDDGSGLHHMVYEVVDNAIDEALAGHCDTILVTLNGEGSVTVSDNGRGIPTEQHPEEGVSAAQVIMTQLHAGGKFDQNSYKVSGGLHGVGVSVVNALSARLDLRIWRGGSEHAMTFRHGEPEGELAAVGGSAGRTGTEVTFLPSTGTFGMTEFDFGTLEHRLRELAFLNSGVRLTLTDNRHVEQRAVDLHYEGGIDAFVQYLDRNKTALHPAPVSIAGERDGIGIEVSLQWNDSYHETTLCFTNNIPQADGGAHLAGFRAALTRQINGYANESGIAKKEKVALTGDDAREGLTCVLSVKVPDPKFSSQTKDKLVSSEVRPAVESFVNERLSQWLEENPADARRVIQKIVEAAVAREAARKARELTRRKGAFDMGSLPGKLADCQERDPERSELFIVEGDSAGGSAKQGRDRRFQAILPLRGKILNVERARIDKMLSSQEIGTLVAALGTGIGRDEFDIEKLRYHKIVLMTDADVDGSHIRTLLLTFFYRQMPEIIERGHLFIAQSPLYKAKRGRSEVYLKDDRALDAFLIDTALDAAALELHDGNALAGPDLRQRVEQARRIKTLIQPLLRHVTEADILEQVAIAGALNPDIVDDPERAGEAAAYVAHRLDALAPEHERGWDGTVADEGGLVFRRTVRDVAETHRLAPSLLRSAEARRIDEEAGRLQALYTHHATFRAKDVAHRITGPIALFDAVVATARKGMSIQRYKGLGEMNPDQLWETTLDPDARTLLQVRVEHVDEAGKLFETLMGDVVEPRRAFIQSHALEVANLDV
- the recF gene encoding DNA replication/repair protein RecF, whose product is MRRVGLTAFRSWRSVRLEVPARSVVLTGPNGAGKTNLLEALSLLAPGRGLRRARMAALQTRGEAAAPETDRSEPSRPESPWAVSARLDTPDGPRRVGTGLDPALDPAANPESAPGRRILRIDGIPAKGQGDLAALGAVSWLTPEMDGLFTGPAGERRRFLDRLVAGFLPGHAAHVAAYGKAMRERNRLLREPGAEAAWLDALEAGMAERGVAVAVARADFTARLAAACAGRVSAFPAPDLALAGAPDGADHAFAANGAALPAEDALRARLRASRAADAEAGRALAGPHRADLDVRLAASASGRGRPAADCSTGEQKALLIALVLAATRLQAVERGAAPILLLDEVAAHLDRERRAALFDEIEGLGAQAWMTGTDAALFDALRGRACFVTAGNGALAVADRPDAAA